A window from Bacteroidota bacterium encodes these proteins:
- a CDS encoding peptidase gives MKFFLTPLFWIFSYLSIGRSATQNNQEAFLNKDSIKSTLDGNTQVFYYYKSTDKKSKPLIVQLHSWSYPADSLKTLDLDVIAKTKNYNYVFPNFRGVNNHPKACCSEFVIADIDECIDWALKNMNVDKKQIYIIGYSGGGYATLSMYMKSRHTIKAFSAWASISDLAAWYKQSVERKNKYPREIISCIGAGNNFDSLKAIERSPLVWTTPVKKRKKSTLQIFAGIHDGHNIGVVPISQSISFYNKIIADYKEKDVSKYVSKEDEKRMVDTQTFRVSDTTKKIGGKLIYYQKSSKNVMLTIFEGGHDMLSKQALEYIEQKHE, from the coding sequence ATGAAATTTTTCCTGACACCCCTATTTTGGATATTCAGTTATCTGTCTATCGGGCGAAGCGCTACCCAGAATAATCAGGAAGCTTTTTTGAATAAGGACAGCATTAAGTCTACGCTGGATGGGAATACCCAGGTTTTTTATTATTATAAATCCACAGATAAAAAGTCGAAACCTTTGATTGTACAGCTCCATTCCTGGAGCTACCCCGCTGATTCTCTGAAAACACTTGATCTTGATGTTATCGCAAAAACTAAAAACTATAATTATGTATTTCCGAATTTCCGTGGTGTAAACAACCATCCAAAAGCTTGTTGCAGTGAATTTGTAATTGCCGATATAGACGAATGTATTGATTGGGCATTAAAAAATATGAATGTTGACAAAAAGCAAATTTACATAATTGGATATAGCGGAGGGGGATATGCAACCTTGTCTATGTATATGAAATCCCGTCATACTATTAAAGCTTTTTCTGCGTGGGCTTCTATATCTGACCTGGCGGCATGGTATAAACAATCTGTTGAAAGGAAAAATAAATATCCAAGGGAGATCATTAGCTGTATAGGAGCTGGGAACAACTTTGATTCGCTAAAAGCGATAGAACGTTCTCCACTTGTTTGGACAACTCCGGTTAAAAAAAGAAAAAAAAGTACGTTACAGATATTCGCCGGTATTCATGATGGACACAACATTGGTGTTGTTCCTATTTCACAATCTATCAGTTTCTACAACAAAATTATCGCTGATTATAAGGAAAAAGATGTTTCAAAATATGTAAGTAAAGAAGATGAAAAAAGAATGGTTGACACACAGACATTCCGGGTATCAGATACAACTAAAAAAATTGGCGGTAAGCTGATCTATTATCAGAAATCGTCAAAAAATGTTATGCTTACTATTTTTGAAGGCGGACATGATATGTTGAGCAAGCAGGCATTAGAATACATAGAACAGAAACACGAATAA
- a CDS encoding SMP-30/gluconolactonase/LRE family protein: MKKITTLILLVSVFFSGHTQENKPGTGTIEFISTKLSKLINKDAKIEIVAEGFQFTEGPLWIEKEKMLLLSDVPGNTIYKWTEANGKEVYVKPGGYTDTAKRGGFMGPDALALSKDGKLLVCQHGDRRIAIMDAPLNAPQSKFITAVGKYDGKRLNSPNDLFLTASGDLYFTDPSYGLERGARDPKKEIPYQGVYKMDKDGKITLLIDSLESPNGIGILPGGKTLLVSNTEGRQRGWYAYDISNDGSLANGRTFYNPGTEKGMGGCDGFKIDKKGNVFATGPGGIWIFTKTGELIGKIKINGTSVANCALSPDGKTIYLTATKYLLRVKMR, translated from the coding sequence ATGAAAAAAATTACGACTCTCATTTTATTAGTTTCTGTATTTTTTTCCGGGCACACACAGGAAAACAAACCCGGAACAGGAACTATTGAATTTATTTCAACCAAACTTTCCAAGCTTATAAACAAAGATGCGAAGATCGAAATAGTTGCGGAAGGCTTTCAGTTTACTGAGGGACCATTATGGATTGAGAAAGAGAAAATGCTTTTGCTGTCCGATGTTCCCGGCAATACTATTTATAAATGGACAGAAGCAAATGGTAAAGAAGTTTATGTGAAACCCGGTGGTTATACAGATACTGCAAAGCGTGGCGGGTTTATGGGCCCGGATGCACTTGCTCTTTCTAAGGATGGAAAATTATTGGTGTGCCAGCATGGCGACAGAAGAATTGCAATAATGGATGCGCCACTCAATGCGCCGCAATCAAAATTTATTACAGCAGTGGGAAAGTATGATGGTAAAAGATTAAATAGTCCTAATGATCTTTTTCTTACTGCCAGCGGCGATCTTTATTTTACTGATCCATCCTATGGCCTTGAAAGAGGAGCAAGAGATCCAAAAAAAGAAATTCCTTACCAGGGTGTTTATAAGATGGATAAAGATGGAAAGATTACACTGCTAATCGATTCTTTAGAGTCGCCAAATGGTATTGGTATTTTACCTGGTGGTAAAACACTATTAGTATCAAATACAGAAGGAAGACAAAGAGGTTGGTATGCCTATGATATTTCAAATGATGGGTCATTAGCGAATGGCAGAACTTTCTATAACCCGGGAACTGAGAAAGGTATGGGTGGTTGTGATGGTTTTAAAATAGATAAGAAAGGAAATGTATTTGCAACAGGACCAGGTGGTATCTGGATCTTTACTAAAACTGGGGAACTGATTGGCAAGATAAAAATTAATGGAACAAGCGTTGCCAATTGTGCTTTATCTCCTGATGGCAAAACAATTTATCTTACTGCCACCAAATATTTGTTGAGAGTGAAGATGCGATAA
- a CDS encoding alpha-N-arabinofuranosidase: MKKSKLKNRLLKISFLGFGLWSFIVPSANAQTTSLTLDLTKPGAKVSPMLYGLMTEEINHSYDGGLYAELIRNRIFKDNPLKPEGWSLIQEDTNSSKATMKIIAATQDNVPFDERRHAINRALQSCLRLTVEKAGSRVGIANEGYWGIPVKPNTTYKASFYIKGTGSIQPFRRPGSQQPAQPTAPVIDDNTAGPITVTIESNDGKIVYASGTIDLAKSTFWKKYELILTTAANVKPTTDARFVISTTRTGLYYFNLVSLFPPTYKNSPNGFRPDIMQMMVDMKPKFLRFPGGNYLEGPLITDAFPWKETLGPIENRAGHKGSWGYRASDGLGYFEFLKWCEDIGGEAVLGVYAGYSLNGDHVDAGPLLKPYVDDALDEIEYAIGDVKTYWGAKRAADGHPKPFKLTYIEIGNEDWFDRSGSYDGRFTQFREAIEKKYPQLICISTIADAQYPDLKVKSGKKPAVLDEHYYRNSWAMWENASQYDKYDRKGAKIFVGEWATREGAPTTNLNAALGDAAWMTGMERNSDLIIMSCYAPLFVNVNTATATAPKAWQWDSDLIGYNALSSYGSPAYYVQKLFGNYLGNMIVNTTAKNIPTQPRPLTRRDSTDGITIAPQVPTVFYSATKDEKTGVIYLKVVNTIGKQQSLEVSLKGVGKILPDATLIVIKGDKPEDTNTITDPEKIIPTTSKIKVVASTFTRTLDPYSVSIYQLQTSK; this comes from the coding sequence ATGAAAAAGAGCAAGCTAAAAAACCGGCTTCTAAAAATAAGTTTCCTGGGGTTTGGTTTATGGAGCTTTATAGTTCCTTCTGCAAATGCCCAAACTACCTCATTAACTTTGGACTTAACAAAACCTGGTGCGAAAGTAAGTCCCATGCTTTACGGGTTAATGACAGAGGAAATTAATCATTCCTATGACGGTGGTCTGTATGCGGAATTGATACGCAATAGAATATTTAAAGACAATCCACTCAAACCTGAAGGATGGAGCCTTATACAGGAAGATACCAACAGTTCAAAAGCAACAATGAAAATCATTGCAGCAACACAGGACAATGTTCCTTTTGATGAACGGCGTCATGCGATCAACCGTGCACTGCAAAGTTGCTTACGGCTTACCGTAGAAAAAGCAGGGAGCAGAGTGGGCATTGCAAATGAAGGTTATTGGGGAATACCTGTAAAACCTAATACTACTTATAAAGCATCATTCTATATAAAAGGTACAGGAAGTATTCAACCATTTCGGCGTCCGGGTTCACAACAACCTGCACAGCCAACTGCCCCTGTCATTGATGATAATACAGCCGGCCCGATTACAGTAACGATTGAAAGTAATGATGGTAAAATAGTTTATGCATCCGGCACAATTGATTTGGCAAAAAGCACATTCTGGAAAAAATATGAACTGATATTAACTACCGCTGCTAATGTAAAACCAACAACCGATGCACGGTTTGTTATTTCAACTACCCGCACAGGTTTATATTATTTTAATCTTGTTTCATTATTTCCTCCAACATATAAGAACTCACCCAATGGTTTCAGACCAGACATTATGCAAATGATGGTTGATATGAAACCTAAATTCTTACGCTTCCCAGGTGGTAACTACCTGGAAGGGCCATTGATCACAGATGCTTTTCCATGGAAAGAAACTTTAGGCCCAATCGAAAACAGAGCGGGTCATAAAGGGTCGTGGGGTTATCGTGCATCTGATGGTTTGGGATACTTCGAGTTTTTAAAATGGTGTGAAGATATTGGAGGGGAAGCAGTGTTAGGAGTATATGCTGGTTATTCATTAAATGGTGATCATGTTGATGCAGGCCCGCTTTTAAAACCTTATGTAGATGATGCATTAGATGAAATTGAGTATGCAATAGGAGATGTAAAAACTTACTGGGGAGCTAAACGTGCAGCGGATGGTCACCCAAAACCATTTAAGCTAACCTATATAGAGATCGGCAATGAAGATTGGTTTGACAGATCAGGCAGCTATGATGGAAGGTTCACACAATTCAGAGAAGCTATAGAAAAAAAATATCCTCAGTTGATTTGCATTTCAACGATCGCTGATGCACAATATCCCGATCTGAAAGTAAAGTCAGGGAAAAAACCTGCTGTACTTGATGAACATTATTACCGCAACTCATGGGCCATGTGGGAAAATGCTTCGCAATATGATAAGTATGATCGCAAAGGCGCTAAAATATTTGTTGGAGAATGGGCCACCCGTGAAGGCGCACCAACTACTAATTTGAATGCTGCTTTGGGTGATGCCGCCTGGATGACTGGTATGGAACGTAATTCAGATCTTATTATCATGTCTTGCTATGCTCCGTTGTTTGTGAATGTAAATACCGCTACTGCCACTGCTCCCAAAGCATGGCAGTGGGATTCTGACCTGATTGGTTACAATGCATTGAGCAGTTACGGATCGCCTGCTTATTACGTACAAAAATTATTTGGGAATTATTTAGGCAACATGATAGTAAACACGACCGCAAAAAATATTCCCACACAACCCAGACCACTTACCCGGAGAGATAGTACTGATGGTATAACAATAGCGCCGCAAGTTCCTACTGTTTTTTATTCTGCTACAAAGGATGAAAAAACAGGAGTTATTTATCTTAAAGTTGTAAATACAATTGGCAAACAGCAATCACTCGAAGTAAGCTTAAAAGGCGTTGGTAAAATATTACCTGATGCGACATTAATTGTTATCAAAGGTGATAAACCGGAGGATACTAATACAATTACTGATCCTGAAAAGATCATACCGACAACTTCAAAAATAAAAGTCGTGGCTTCAACTTTTACAAGGACACTTGATCCTTACTCGGTAAGCATATATCAATTACAAACCAGCAAGTAG
- a CDS encoding DUF386 domain-containing protein codes for MKKNIFCVILFFVSTTVSVIAQEKNSWSEKKANTWFKKKQYLGGLAATPHPEINKVKFAQQYHLNKTYWDKAFAFLKDTDLQTLTVGRHVIDSDNVFAIVQEAPTKDYDKTTFESHLNYIDLQYVIRGEEMMGRTPVDSVKVGKPYNEKADIAYYTGDGKIFTVKENSFLLFFPGEAHRPNITPGGNKLVKKVVIKIKVAKQE; via the coding sequence ATGAAAAAAAATATTTTTTGTGTAATTCTTTTTTTCGTTAGCACAACGGTATCAGTCATCGCTCAGGAAAAAAATAGCTGGAGTGAAAAAAAAGCCAATACCTGGTTTAAGAAAAAACAATATCTCGGAGGACTCGCTGCAACTCCGCATCCAGAAATCAATAAAGTAAAGTTTGCTCAGCAATATCATTTGAACAAAACATATTGGGATAAAGCATTTGCTTTCTTAAAAGACACGGACCTGCAAACACTAACCGTTGGCCGGCATGTAATTGATAGCGACAATGTATTTGCTATTGTGCAAGAAGCACCCACGAAAGATTATGATAAAACAACTTTTGAATCACACCTTAACTATATCGATTTGCAATATGTGATCAGAGGAGAAGAAATGATGGGAAGAACACCTGTTGATTCTGTAAAAGTGGGCAAGCCTTATAACGAGAAAGCAGACATTGCGTATTATACAGGCGACGGAAAAATTTTTACTGTAAAGGAAAATAGTTTTTTGCTATTCTTTCCCGGAGAAGCACACCGGCCTAATATTACACCCGGTGGTAATAAGCTGGTAAAAAAAGTTGTTATAAAAATTAAAGTGGCAAAACAAGAATAA
- a CDS encoding cupin domain-containing protein, whose product MKSTLTKNIAFSSFMLLLVMSLSQCTSSSLPEWQQKNKELIKQHNLTERELSGIPAVSFESNLKLGKVKGSDTLVSATLYPGITAKIFWGSGNMVSMLQLEPNAKIPEELLTADRFVFVMEGSIDQLINGTMVNMIGQKREEPDGTHSGTPRTDFVYLEKGTKNSLTAGATGAKLIEVYSPLRLDYLQKAAVKNLPTEIKDIESFQTPNISANRVYNLYDIQLTPILPGAHSRLVSGKNTQLSFISMEPGSIFPHHIHPEEQMMFVLRGECDEIILDGEQTMKTNDVVRIPVNMVHGAKIGELGCDALDIFWPARPDYLEKQKTALDAYHAIIPIDAKIELLVDGKKTKPELTFTEGPKWMNGKVYFSNMYFDQKFNASPQKSSTVELDPNGSYSNITQGKMQTNGLYPYKNGNLLVCDMMGHRVVEMTTKGEVVKVIADKYEGKSIDGPNDVITDVKGGVYFTDPQFTIEPTKFQPGRAVYYSSPQGKVIRLTEPNEFAMPNGIVLSPDGKTLYINNCYDDESWYPVKSEKDNFIWAYDVKEDGTIANGRQFAKLFLTGNVMDRKGRSSSADGMAIDKMGNLYVCTYYGVQIFNNKGVFVGMINLPSFPVSLCFGDADMKTLYIVSYSKVYKLRTNMEGYINYL is encoded by the coding sequence ATGAAATCAACACTAACGAAGAATATTGCTTTCAGCAGTTTTATGCTGTTGTTGGTAATGAGCTTAAGCCAATGTACTTCTTCTTCTTTGCCTGAATGGCAACAGAAAAATAAGGAACTCATTAAGCAACACAATTTAACTGAACGGGAATTATCTGGTATACCAGCAGTCTCTTTTGAGTCTAATCTTAAATTAGGAAAAGTAAAAGGATCAGATACTCTTGTAAGTGCCACACTTTATCCTGGCATAACTGCAAAAATTTTCTGGGGGAGTGGTAATATGGTAAGCATGTTGCAACTTGAACCCAATGCAAAAATTCCTGAAGAGCTTTTAACCGCAGATAGGTTTGTATTTGTGATGGAAGGTTCAATTGATCAGCTTATCAACGGCACAATGGTGAATATGATTGGCCAAAAAAGAGAAGAACCAGATGGCACCCACAGCGGCACTCCAAGAACTGATTTTGTATATCTTGAAAAAGGAACTAAAAACTCTCTTACGGCAGGAGCGACCGGAGCAAAACTAATTGAAGTATATAGTCCATTGCGTTTAGATTATCTGCAAAAAGCTGCTGTAAAAAATCTGCCGACAGAAATAAAAGATATTGAATCTTTTCAAACACCTAACATTTCTGCTAATAGAGTATATAACCTATACGACATTCAGCTTACACCCATTCTCCCCGGTGCTCATTCCCGGTTAGTATCCGGAAAAAATACACAGCTGAGTTTTATTTCGATGGAACCGGGATCTATATTTCCACATCATATACATCCTGAAGAACAAATGATGTTTGTATTGCGTGGTGAATGTGATGAGATAATTCTTGATGGAGAACAAACAATGAAAACAAATGATGTGGTACGTATTCCCGTCAACATGGTGCATGGTGCAAAAATTGGTGAATTGGGCTGTGATGCATTGGATATTTTTTGGCCTGCCCGCCCTGATTATTTAGAAAAGCAAAAAACAGCATTAGATGCTTATCATGCTATCATTCCTATTGATGCCAAAATAGAACTTTTGGTAGATGGGAAAAAAACAAAACCTGAACTTACTTTCACTGAAGGCCCCAAATGGATGAATGGAAAAGTTTATTTTTCAAACATGTATTTTGATCAGAAATTCAATGCAAGTCCTCAAAAAAGTTCTACGGTTGAACTGGATCCTAATGGCAGTTACAGTAATATAACACAGGGTAAAATGCAAACAAATGGATTGTACCCTTATAAAAATGGGAACCTTCTTGTTTGCGATATGATGGGGCACAGGGTCGTAGAAATGACAACAAAAGGAGAAGTAGTAAAAGTAATTGCTGATAAGTATGAAGGCAAATCTATTGATGGACCTAATGATGTAATAACCGATGTAAAAGGTGGCGTATATTTTACGGATCCCCAGTTTACAATCGAACCAACAAAATTTCAACCTGGTCGTGCAGTCTATTATTCGTCACCACAAGGTAAAGTAATAAGGTTGACAGAGCCGAACGAATTTGCTATGCCTAATGGAATTGTGTTATCACCTGATGGCAAAACACTTTACATCAACAACTGCTACGATGATGAATCATGGTATCCGGTAAAAAGTGAAAAAGATAATTTTATCTGGGCTTATGATGTGAAAGAAGATGGAACTATTGCCAACGGCCGTCAATTTGCAAAGCTATTCCTTACTGGAAATGTAATGGACAGAAAAGGCCGTTCTTCCAGTGCAGATGGCATGGCAATTGATAAAATGGGCAACCTGTATGTATGTACGTATTACGGGGTTCAGATTTTTAATAATAAAGGAGTATTTGTTGGAATGATCAATTTGCCTTCTTTCCCGGTGAGTCTTTGCTTTGGAGATGCTGATATGAAAACATTGTATATCGTAAGTTACAGCAAGGTGTATAAACTGCGTACAAATATGGAAGGGTATATAAATTATTTATAA
- a CDS encoding RraA family protein produces MKLHGVIISTMLFVITMHHSVFAQTISKDEMLFLTSEWKGERFVDGRPKIPDSLLVRAKYIMIDDAWTVLKNEGYTNQFEGNWKSVNDTPMTGRAVTAMYMPSRPDVEKNIKERGAMQGRKGNTNSWPIDVLTKGDIYIADAFGKISGGSIMGATLANSIYSKSGNGVIFNGAARDLQEIKNIKGFNAFVRDFHPSFTEEMVLMGLNTAIRIGNVMVLPGDLVIAQKEGVLFVPAHLAEQVVSTSEFVIRKDQFGYEMVKAGKYSTGEIDSQWSDVIKSDFLKWLEKHPELGKMTRAELDKMMSKRTW; encoded by the coding sequence ATGAAACTACACGGAGTTATTATATCGACAATGCTATTTGTTATTACAATGCATCATAGTGTATTTGCACAAACGATTTCCAAAGACGAAATGTTATTTCTTACTTCTGAATGGAAGGGTGAACGGTTTGTTGACGGGAGACCTAAAATTCCAGACAGCCTTTTAGTAAGAGCTAAGTACATAATGATTGATGATGCATGGACAGTTTTGAAAAATGAAGGATATACAAATCAGTTTGAAGGAAATTGGAAGAGCGTTAATGATACGCCTATGACAGGCAGAGCGGTAACCGCCATGTACATGCCAAGCCGCCCCGACGTAGAAAAAAACATTAAAGAAAGAGGAGCCATGCAAGGAAGAAAAGGCAATACGAATTCCTGGCCAATAGATGTGCTAACTAAAGGTGATATATATATTGCCGATGCATTTGGAAAAATTAGCGGCGGATCTATTATGGGGGCAACGTTAGCCAATTCAATTTATAGTAAATCAGGTAACGGAGTAATTTTTAATGGCGCAGCCAGGGATTTACAGGAAATAAAAAACATCAAAGGGTTTAATGCATTTGTTCGGGATTTCCATCCATCTTTTACCGAAGAAATGGTTTTGATGGGACTCAATACTGCTATACGTATTGGCAATGTAATGGTGCTTCCTGGCGATTTGGTAATAGCTCAAAAAGAGGGAGTACTCTTTGTGCCTGCACATTTAGCAGAACAAGTAGTAAGCACTTCAGAATTTGTTATTCGAAAAGATCAGTTTGGTTATGAAATGGTGAAAGCTGGTAAATATAGTACCGGCGAAATAGACAGTCAATGGTCAGATGTGATAAAATCTGATTTTTTAAAATGGCTGGAAAAACATCCTGAGTTAGGTAAAATGACCCGTGCAGAACTGGACAAAATGATGAGCAAAAGAACATGGTAA
- a CDS encoding sialate O-acetylesterase codes for MKKLFLLCYCFIYVSFFSKLFAIIRLPPVMSSNMVLQQNSQATLWGWSDPSERFTITCSWKTTVDSVQAPNSGKWKAKISTPSAGGPYTITIKSRINTIVLENILIGEVWICSGQSNMEMSNTQHIKEEGTKSNNDKIRFFTVAKKTAEYPQDHAEGQWVSCNEETLRRFSAAGYFFGKKLHQELNNVPIGLIQSAWSGTPVELWEPVEVLNSDPAMKEAATKIRNVTYRPNTPGLIYNAMIYPISNYTIAGVIWYQGEGNTARASTYEKMFTGMIGAWRKQFEQDFPFYYVQIAPYTYEYTFEGALLMEQQTRSLSYPKTGMVVITDLVDNVKDQHPKNKLDVGLRLANIALAETYKQNIPAPVYLNPKFKRMDASKAKINLYFDNAPNGFMVKGDGTPTEFLIAGTDQNFLPAEVKIEKDRIVVSNKRISNPVAVRFSFSNTGMSNVFNKEGLPLIPFRTDNWEVVPAKQ; via the coding sequence ATGAAAAAACTGTTTCTTCTTTGTTATTGCTTTATTTATGTTTCATTTTTTTCAAAATTGTTTGCCATTATCCGGCTGCCGCCTGTCATGAGCAGCAACATGGTGTTACAGCAAAATTCACAAGCTACTCTATGGGGGTGGTCAGACCCCAGCGAACGTTTTACCATTACCTGTTCCTGGAAAACAACTGTTGATTCTGTACAGGCCCCTAATAGCGGAAAATGGAAAGCAAAGATCAGCACCCCTTCTGCAGGTGGACCATATACTATTACTATCAAAAGCAGGATCAACACCATCGTTTTGGAAAATATTTTGATCGGTGAAGTATGGATATGCTCCGGGCAGTCAAATATGGAAATGAGCAACACACAACATATAAAAGAAGAAGGCACAAAAAGCAATAATGATAAGATACGGTTCTTCACTGTTGCCAAAAAAACTGCTGAATATCCACAAGATCATGCCGAAGGGCAATGGGTCTCTTGTAATGAAGAGACACTACGTCGCTTTAGTGCTGCCGGTTATTTCTTCGGAAAAAAACTGCATCAGGAACTTAATAATGTTCCCATCGGTCTTATACAGTCGGCATGGAGTGGTACACCGGTTGAATTATGGGAACCTGTTGAAGTACTTAACAGCGACCCGGCCATGAAAGAAGCTGCTACAAAAATAAGAAATGTTACATACAGGCCGAATACTCCGGGACTTATTTACAATGCAATGATTTATCCCATTTCAAATTATACTATTGCAGGTGTTATCTGGTACCAGGGCGAAGGGAATACTGCACGGGCCAGCACCTATGAAAAAATGTTTACCGGCATGATCGGTGCATGGCGCAAACAATTTGAACAGGATTTTCCTTTCTATTATGTGCAGATAGCACCGTACACATATGAATACACATTTGAAGGAGCGTTGCTGATGGAACAACAAACCCGTTCGCTATCATATCCAAAGACAGGTATGGTGGTCATCACCGATCTTGTTGACAATGTAAAAGACCAGCATCCAAAAAATAAATTAGATGTAGGCTTACGACTGGCAAATATTGCTTTAGCTGAAACGTATAAACAAAACATTCCGGCACCTGTTTATTTAAACCCGAAGTTTAAAAGAATGGATGCAAGCAAAGCAAAGATCAACCTGTATTTTGATAATGCTCCTAACGGCTTCATGGTAAAAGGTGACGGAACACCCACTGAATTTCTCATCGCAGGAACTGATCAAAACTTTTTGCCTGCTGAAGTTAAAATAGAAAAGGATAGAATCGTTGTTTCCAATAAACGGATCAGCAATCCTGTTGCCGTCCGGTTTTCATTCAGCAACACAGGCATGTCAAATGTATTTAATAAAGAAGGATTGCCTCTTATACCTTTCAGGACAGATAACTGGGAGGTGGTGCCTGCGAAACAATAA